Sequence from the Maribacter algicola genome:
TGGCCGCCCGTGGAATGACCTTTACCAGAGCCTATTCTGCCAGTCCACTCTGCTCACCCACACGGGCCAGCATACTAACGGGGCAAACCGTGGCAAGACATGGTTTTACAGCACCGGAAGGGCATTTACCCGAAGTAAAACTTTCAGCAAGGCAATCAGATAAAGCATCTTCCAAGGAAAAGGCCATCATCACGGAATCGGCCACTAGATTGAATACGACCTACCCCACTTTGGGCAAGTTATTTAAAAAAGAAGGATACAGTACCGCACATTTTGGAAAGTGGCACTTGGGCCCTTCCCCCTACAGCCCATTGGAACATGGTTTTGATGTGGATATTCCCCACTGGCCAGGGCCAGGGCCTGCGGGAAGCTTTGTGGCCCCTTGGAAATATCCCGATTTTAAGGAGAAATACCCCCAAGAGCACATAGAGGACCGTATGGCCGATGAGGCTGTTGCTTGGTTGAGAAAACAAGATAAAAACGTTCCTTTTTATATGAACTATTGGCAATTCTCTGTCCATGCACCTTTTGATGCAAAAGAAAGTCTTATCCAACATTACCGAACCAAGGTTGATTTCAACAATCCGCAGCACTCCCCCACGTATGGAGCCATGGTGCACTCGCTGGACGATGCAGTGGGAACCTTGCTCGACGAAATAGATCGCATGGGTGCCGCAGACAATACCATCATTATCTTTTTCAGTGATAATGGAGGTAATATGTACGACGGCATCGTTGAGACACTTCCCGATGGGGAAAAATTCTTGACAGAACCAACTAGCAACAGGCCGCTCAGAGGAGGCAAGGCCACTATGTTTGAAGGCGGAATTAGAGTGCCCTGCGTTGTGGTTTGGCCGGGAGTGACGCAACCAGGGTCGGTCTCAAACGATATCATACAAGCCACAGATTTCTATCCCACCTTGCTTGAGCAATTGAACATGCAAAAACCGCAGAATCACAAAATTGATGGTGTCAACATACATAAAGCTTTGACAGGTGGTACTTTGGAGCGCAATCCCATCATTACGTATTTTCCGCATCAACCACCCGTTCCCGATTGGTTACCCGCCTCGGTGTCGGCCCATGAAGGGGATTGGAAATTGATTCGCCTGTTTCATCAGGGTGAAAACGGAAAGCACGATTATCGCCTGTACAACCTAAAATGGGATATTGGTGAAACACACGATATGTCTGCGGTTTATCCCGAAAAAGTTGCGGAATTGGATGCATATATCGAAGAGCATCTAAAAGATGCAAATGCAGTCATACCAAGAATCAATCCAGATTTTGACCCAAAAGAATACCACCCAGAACTAATTGGTATTCAGCCTAATGGTCCAAGAAACAAAACCAAAATAGAAATCGACTGACATAAGTGATTACTTCAAACAAATTATAAATATGAATCAGACCATTTTTCCAAAAATTGTTATAGCCTTTTTTATACTGGGTTCTGTGATGGAAACCGTAGGTCAAAACAAGCCAAATAATAAACGTACTAGTTACTCCGGGGAGACGTTCTCGATGGAAAATGAATATATTAAACTGAACTTTTATAAAAGGGTTCTAGGATGGGGATGGGGCGAAGTGATTTCACCTTCAGGCAAAATGATGGCCGTATTGGAACACTTTGGGGAAATAAAGCTACAAGACCAAGACATTCCCGTTCGTTTTGTTGCTGAAACCTATTCCAAAAAAAAGACCGAAAATGGTGAAGAGGTGGTTTTTGATGTTGCTTCGGTGGTTGTAAAGGAAGTGCTTGATAACACTTCTTTTGAAAATTGGATGGCCTACCCTTACACAGAACCTGCCATAAAGGGAACCGTGACCTTTACAATTGAAAATGATTCTCGGTTCGTAAAACTAAAATATCGATTAAAATCCACCGGCAATTATAACGCCCAATATATACGCGGACCATGGCTCAAAATAGGTGAAACTTCGTTTGAGACCCAAAAAACAGATGCCTTGCTGCCTGGTGTCGATTGGGCCATAGAAAAGGAATGGACCAGTGGCACGGATTTCTTCAAGGATCCTTGGGCCAAGCGATTTGTACCGCATCCCAACAAAGTATCCGTTCCGGTAATGGCGATAAGTCATAACGGCACAGGTGTGGGACTTTCATGGAACCCCAAACAAACCGCTTCAAGATGGTTCAATTATCGTGCCCATCGACCACAGCCTGTTTTTGCCTCCCCAAATTTCATAGACCGAAAGAACAATCATCTTATGGGGCTGATGGTGCCCGATGCCTCAATTGAAGGACATGAAAATGAGGTGGTCGCCGAGATACCTTTGGAGCTTAAAATTGACCAGACCATAAATTTTGACGCCGAATTATGGCTAAGCGATGGTAATAGCATAGCTGTCTTAACCGACTGGGTGAAACAACATGGCCTTCCAGAACCCTCTGAGCCGCGTTGGCCACATAAAGAAACCCTGGATCGAATTTCAGCTGCATACAACACTAATTTCTGGCATGAAGGAAAAGGTTTTGGGTTGACCCAGCGACCAGAAAAATCCATCAAACCCAATGTACCAGAATTCTTATTGCGTTATATCAAGGAGAACAAGAGGAGTAAAATCGCTAGGGAGCTACAGACCAAGGTAGATTGGAGCCTTTCACAAATGGGCGATGGTTCAAAAACTCAAAATGAACTTATTAAAGAAGGAAATAGGCTATTGGCCGAACAAAAGTCCGATGGTTCCTTTGTTTTCAATCCAGATGTTATCGACAAAGATGATTTTAAGGTGGCAACCACATTTATAGAACCTATGGGTCTTAGAGGTGAAACCGCCTTGGATATTACCATAAGACCAGCCACACGCTTGTTGAAAATAGGAATAAAAACAAAAGATCAACGCTTTTTAGACGCTGCCCAAAGGGCTTTCGACTTTTGCATGGAATATCAAAGACCCGAAGCAGGCGATTTCTGGGAAACTCCTTTACACGCAGCAAACCTTTTGGCTGCAGGCCATGCAGCCGTGGGAAATTACCTTGCCTACAAAGAATTCAAAGATGAAAAATACAAGGAAAAGGCCATCTATTGGATGCGCACATTGCTCGCCTTTACCCATCTTTGGGAACCAGAAGACTTACCCCTCTTGTATAACACTAAACCAGTACTCAGTTCAAGCGATTGGTATTTTGCCAACTGGGTACGTGATCATGTACAGTGGGAAGTACTAGCAGTATTCGCAGATGTGGCCCAAAACAATCTTAAATGGGATGAAATAGACCCCGAAATTGACTGGTTGCGGTACCAAGAAGGGATTACCAACGCGGCGATTCGATGGATGGCTGCAGTGACTATCGATAGAGATTGGTTACCCCATAATTTACCAGAAACACAAGATCGGTACTTCAGAGGAGAGTTCGATTATGCATTTCCAGATACACATAATAGTGTAAGTGGCAACTACGGCGGAATGATGATCATGCCCTCTTCTATTGCCGAAAACATTTACTACCTATTAGATAGAAAAGCGGGAAAAAAATGAGGACGGGGTTCAAAAAAATGAGATTCAAAATTTTATATGGGCTATTGCTGTTATTCTTGATGCCCATTTTTGCAGGTTCCCTTCCAGATCCCGGAAAGGAATATCACATTTTTCAGTTTCCGAAGAACCAAATTCCCCGAATTGATGGTGAGTTTTCAGACTGGGATATGGTACCGGAATCCTATAATATAGGTCTGGACCAGCTTATGGACACCCGCTTTGGCAATGGGACAAATCTAGACCCAAAGGATTTTGATATCTCCGTAAAGGTAGGTTGGGTAAAAGGACTTAATAGGTTGTATTTCTATTTGGAAATGTATGATGATTATTGGGATTTTAACGACGCGGCACTCGGCCAGGATATTTTTGAGTTGGTAGTAGATGGAAACCTATCCGCAGGCCCGTTCATCAAACAGCACAATGGCAACAAAGACAAAATTTCTGTAGAGGAATTACATTTTAAAGGTCATGGTGCCCATGCTCAAAACTACCATATTTTCACTCCAGTCCAAGATAAGGATGCTGTCATGATATGGGGAAATACACCTTGGATAAAGGAGTTTCCACATTTTAATGTGGCCTACGATTATGCTTTCGAGCATTCGGAAAGTGGAAAATTAAAAATGGAGTTTTGGATGACTCCGTTTGACCATGCATCTGTTGAAGGCTTCCAAGAATCCACTGTGACCCAGTTGAAAGAAAACAATCGTATTGGGGTTTCTTGGTGCTTCCTTGATTTTGATGGTGAGGCTTGTGAATCGTTTATGAACTTGGCACACGACACCAAAATGATTTATGATGCTTCGTACCTCAATATTTTTCGGTTGATGCCCCTAGAAAAAAAGTTTACAGAACCCATCGAAGCCAATTGGGACTTTGTTGAACTGGACCGTGACCAACGGTGGTTTCAATTTAAGGATGAATCCAAAGGAAACATTACAAGCTGGCATTGGGATTTTGGTGATGGAAATTCGTCAACCGATCAACATCCCTCGCACCGGTACAACGAGGCCGGCGAATGGACCATAATACTAACGGTAGAAGGTCCAGAAGGTAAATCGATACGTTCCAAAGTTTGGGATGTCGTAACAAAATAAACTATATACATGAAATTAGGATTATTGTGTAAAATTTGCCTTCAAACCATTAGTTTAATGGTTCTTGGCTTAGGCATTATAAACGCTCAAAAATCATCATCTCCACTTGTCTCCCAACAATTTGCAGATACCTGGAGCGCTACCGATGATCTTCAGCGCAGCTTGCCATTGAACAAAGAAACCGGGAATCTTGAAAAAGATAAGTTCGTGGGCATCTTTTACTTTACGTGGCTCGGTGCCCATGGACATGACGAACACACCCAGACCCTTCCGGACGAAGGGGTACATCCCAAAACGGTTGCTGATACTCTTAGTCCTTATGATATTACTGAAATTATAAAGGCAAACCCAAAAAACCCAAAATATGGTCCGGTCAAGGCTTTTCATCATTGGGGTGAACCTTATTTTGGTTATTATTTAACCAATGACGAATGGGTCATTATGAAACATGCCCAATTATTGTCCGATGCAGGTATTGATGTCATTGTTTTTGATGTAACCAATTCCTTGGCATATCTTCCCCAAGTCAAAAAAATTTGTAGGGTTTTCACAGAGCTTGAGAAAAAGGGTTGGGCAGTACCCAAAATTGCCTTCTTGACCAACACCAAGCATGTTGAGACCACGGAGAAAATATACAACGGCTTTTATAAGAAAGGGCTTTACAGAAATCTTTGGTTTTATTGGAAAGGCAAGCCACTTTTAATGGGTAATAACGAAGGCTTGAATGCCGAACTGACCGATTATTTCAACTTTAGAAGATCCTGGGCCTGGACGGATGGCCAAGAATGGTTTGGAGACGGAAAGGACAAATGGCCCTGGATCGATCATTATCCGCAGAACTTTGGTTGGCACGATTCTCCCGATATACCGGAACAAATTGTGGTTTCAACTGCGCAACACCCTATTTCCAATATTGGACGCAGTTTCCATAATGGAAAACAGCCGTCACCAGACAGTATTCAATCTGGGAAGGGGCTATTTTTTGATGAGCAATGGAGAAGGGCGCTAGAGGTAGACCCCGAATTTGTGTTCATTACCGGGTGGAACGAATGGGTGGCCATGCGGTTTGATGATGGCAAGGCCAAAAACATGATGGGCCAGCCTATTAAAAAAGGAGAAACCTATTTTGTTGACCAATATAATGCCGAATTCAGCAGGGATATTGAACCCATGAAAGGTGGCTTTAAAGACAATTATTATTATCAAATGGTGGCCAATATCAGGAAATTCAAGGGTACTAGACCGCTTTCTCAAGATCCAGGCCGCCACAAAATAAAAATTGACGGTAGATTTGGTGATTGGGAAAAAGTTTCCACCTCCTATTACGACCATGAAGGAGATATTCTTCATCGATCACATCCTGGTTGGGGCCGAATAACGGTATACCAAAACGCTTCGGGAAGAAATGATCTGGTAGAGGCAAAGGTTGCTGAAAATTCTCAGAACCTTTATTTTCTCCTCAAGATTTCAGAAAAATTTGAAACCAAGGAATGGCCTACGGGTCTAATCCTTTTTATCAAGGACACCGAATCCAATCAACCTGCCTGGGAAGGGTTTCATTACATGATTAAAATCGGGGTGAACGGTTTACAACTTCATGAATCTGAAGGGGGATGGATTTGGAAGGAAAAAGCTAAAATTGACTCAAAGTTATCGGGCAATGCATTAGAACTCGCCATTCCAAAATCGGTTTTGAACCTAAAAGGAAAAAATCTGGAATTCAAATGGGCCGATAACACTTCCACCGGTGGGGATATCATGAAATTCTATGATCAAGGCGATGTTGCCCCAAACGCCAGATTCACCTATCGGTATAAAATCATAAATCCGTAAAATAAAGAACATGATTAGAAAAGCCTTTAAAATGAAATTGTTTCCCAATAAGGTCCAGGAGTACACCCAAAGGCATAATCCCATTTGGCCAGAACTTGAGGATACACTCAAAAAGCATGGTGTAACTAACTACAGTATTTTTTTGGATTCAGATACAGATACACTCTTTGGCTATGCCGAAATTGAATCTGAAGAAAAATGGAATGCCATTGCAGAAACAACCATCTGTAAAAAATGGTGGGCCTACATGGCCGATTTAATGGAGACCCATGATGACAATAGTCCTGTATCAAAAGAATTGAACTCTGTATTTTATATGTCTTAGCCTATGAAAACATTGATATATTTTACTTTAATTTCATTTCTAGCAATAACGTTTGCTTGCAAAGAAAAAACTCAAGAGGAGCCCAAAACTAAACAACCACTCAATGTTGTACTGATCCTTACCGACGACCAGGGTGCACATCTGTCCGCTCTTGGAACCAAAGGAATTGAAACGCCGAACGTTGATGCATTGGCAAAAAATGGAATGATGTTTACCAACTCTTTTGCTGTTGTCCCTTCATGTTCACCCAGTAGAAGTTCCATAATGACGGGCATGTACCCTCATGCCAATGGACATTGGCGGAATACAATAACACCCAAACTATCTGACGGGGACAAAGAATTTACCAGGGCATCTTCCACCGTGGACAAAGTGGGCATCCATGAGTATATTGAAACACTTCCTGAGATACTTCAAGAAAATGGATACTTCACCGCTATCACGCAAAAGTTCCACATGAGTCCGCCATGGAAGTTTCCATATAGCGCAAGAAATGCCGTTCAAAATAGTCCAGAAGAATTCAAGAGGGTCATTTCTGATTTTATCACTGAGGCGGATGACAAACCTTTCTTTTTTCAGGCCAATATTGCCCCTCCCCATCGAAATCTGGATAAACACATGGAAGATTTTCCGGAATTCCTTCCCCATAGAGACAGCATTGAAGTTCCCGAATATTTGGCTGATACTCCTGCTATGCGAGAAGATTTGGCCAAATATTATGGCTCTGTACAGTTGGCAGATGCCTGTGCGGGGAGTATTATGAATGTTTTGAAGGAAAAAGGACTCCTGGAAAATACCTTGATCATCTATACCGGCGACCAAGGTGAGCCTTACCATCGGGCAAAAGCATCACCGTATTACGCCGGTCTCCAAGTACCCTTTGTAGCGAGTGGCCCAATGGTACAGAAAGACAAGGTTTCCGAGGCGTTGATATCGCATATCGATATTATGCCTACTATATTGGATTATTTGGAAATCGATATTCCCGAAACGGTTCAAGGTAATTCATTAAAGCCTGTTTTTTCTGGAGAATCCGAAAAAGTACAAGGACGTAATTATGTCTTCGGTGAACATAACTCTCACGGTCCCATAAGAGCAGAACACTATCCCAGCAGGGTAATCTTTGATGGAAGATTTTACTATATCCAAAATTTGATGCATCAAAAAACATACGAATTACCCGCAGATCTGATGGTAGAGAAAGGATGGGGCAATGGAAGCTACCAAGCGACCTTGAATGCAGAGCTAACACACCCTGTTCAATACAAACTATTAAGACAGTTGGAATCGGGTCGCCCATTCGAGGAATTGTACGACATGCAAAA
This genomic interval carries:
- a CDS encoding sulfatase encodes the protein MIYFLRIFLTGTLVFSMTHVLTAQSSEPMNIVFILADDLGWSDTSLYGTTDFYQTPNLERLAARGMTFTRAYSASPLCSPTRASILTGQTVARHGFTAPEGHLPEVKLSARQSDKASSKEKAIITESATRLNTTYPTLGKLFKKEGYSTAHFGKWHLGPSPYSPLEHGFDVDIPHWPGPGPAGSFVAPWKYPDFKEKYPQEHIEDRMADEAVAWLRKQDKNVPFYMNYWQFSVHAPFDAKESLIQHYRTKVDFNNPQHSPTYGAMVHSLDDAVGTLLDEIDRMGAADNTIIIFFSDNGGNMYDGIVETLPDGEKFLTEPTSNRPLRGGKATMFEGGIRVPCVVVWPGVTQPGSVSNDIIQATDFYPTLLEQLNMQKPQNHKIDGVNIHKALTGGTLERNPIITYFPHQPPVPDWLPASVSAHEGDWKLIRLFHQGENGKHDYRLYNLKWDIGETHDMSAVYPEKVAELDAYIEEHLKDANAVIPRINPDFDPKEYHPELIGIQPNGPRNKTKIEID
- a CDS encoding glycoside hydrolase family 88 protein; this encodes MNQTIFPKIVIAFFILGSVMETVGQNKPNNKRTSYSGETFSMENEYIKLNFYKRVLGWGWGEVISPSGKMMAVLEHFGEIKLQDQDIPVRFVAETYSKKKTENGEEVVFDVASVVVKEVLDNTSFENWMAYPYTEPAIKGTVTFTIENDSRFVKLKYRLKSTGNYNAQYIRGPWLKIGETSFETQKTDALLPGVDWAIEKEWTSGTDFFKDPWAKRFVPHPNKVSVPVMAISHNGTGVGLSWNPKQTASRWFNYRAHRPQPVFASPNFIDRKNNHLMGLMVPDASIEGHENEVVAEIPLELKIDQTINFDAELWLSDGNSIAVLTDWVKQHGLPEPSEPRWPHKETLDRISAAYNTNFWHEGKGFGLTQRPEKSIKPNVPEFLLRYIKENKRSKIARELQTKVDWSLSQMGDGSKTQNELIKEGNRLLAEQKSDGSFVFNPDVIDKDDFKVATTFIEPMGLRGETALDITIRPATRLLKIGIKTKDQRFLDAAQRAFDFCMEYQRPEAGDFWETPLHAANLLAAGHAAVGNYLAYKEFKDEKYKEKAIYWMRTLLAFTHLWEPEDLPLLYNTKPVLSSSDWYFANWVRDHVQWEVLAVFADVAQNNLKWDEIDPEIDWLRYQEGITNAAIRWMAAVTIDRDWLPHNLPETQDRYFRGEFDYAFPDTHNSVSGNYGGMMIMPSSIAENIYYLLDRKAGKK
- a CDS encoding PKD domain-containing protein, producing MRFKILYGLLLLFLMPIFAGSLPDPGKEYHIFQFPKNQIPRIDGEFSDWDMVPESYNIGLDQLMDTRFGNGTNLDPKDFDISVKVGWVKGLNRLYFYLEMYDDYWDFNDAALGQDIFELVVDGNLSAGPFIKQHNGNKDKISVEELHFKGHGAHAQNYHIFTPVQDKDAVMIWGNTPWIKEFPHFNVAYDYAFEHSESGKLKMEFWMTPFDHASVEGFQESTVTQLKENNRIGVSWCFLDFDGEACESFMNLAHDTKMIYDASYLNIFRLMPLEKKFTEPIEANWDFVELDRDQRWFQFKDESKGNITSWHWDFGDGNSSTDQHPSHRYNEAGEWTIILTVEGPEGKSIRSKVWDVVTK
- a CDS encoding glycoside hydrolase family 71/99 protein, whose protein sequence is MVLGLGIINAQKSSSPLVSQQFADTWSATDDLQRSLPLNKETGNLEKDKFVGIFYFTWLGAHGHDEHTQTLPDEGVHPKTVADTLSPYDITEIIKANPKNPKYGPVKAFHHWGEPYFGYYLTNDEWVIMKHAQLLSDAGIDVIVFDVTNSLAYLPQVKKICRVFTELEKKGWAVPKIAFLTNTKHVETTEKIYNGFYKKGLYRNLWFYWKGKPLLMGNNEGLNAELTDYFNFRRSWAWTDGQEWFGDGKDKWPWIDHYPQNFGWHDSPDIPEQIVVSTAQHPISNIGRSFHNGKQPSPDSIQSGKGLFFDEQWRRALEVDPEFVFITGWNEWVAMRFDDGKAKNMMGQPIKKGETYFVDQYNAEFSRDIEPMKGGFKDNYYYQMVANIRKFKGTRPLSQDPGRHKIKIDGRFGDWEKVSTSYYDHEGDILHRSHPGWGRITVYQNASGRNDLVEAKVAENSQNLYFLLKISEKFETKEWPTGLILFIKDTESNQPAWEGFHYMIKIGVNGLQLHESEGGWIWKEKAKIDSKLSGNALELAIPKSVLNLKGKNLEFKWADNTSTGGDIMKFYDQGDVAPNARFTYRYKIINP
- the rhaM gene encoding L-rhamnose mutarotase, with amino-acid sequence MIRKAFKMKLFPNKVQEYTQRHNPIWPELEDTLKKHGVTNYSIFLDSDTDTLFGYAEIESEEKWNAIAETTICKKWWAYMADLMETHDDNSPVSKELNSVFYMS
- a CDS encoding sulfatase family protein, which translates into the protein MKTLIYFTLISFLAITFACKEKTQEEPKTKQPLNVVLILTDDQGAHLSALGTKGIETPNVDALAKNGMMFTNSFAVVPSCSPSRSSIMTGMYPHANGHWRNTITPKLSDGDKEFTRASSTVDKVGIHEYIETLPEILQENGYFTAITQKFHMSPPWKFPYSARNAVQNSPEEFKRVISDFITEADDKPFFFQANIAPPHRNLDKHMEDFPEFLPHRDSIEVPEYLADTPAMREDLAKYYGSVQLADACAGSIMNVLKEKGLLENTLIIYTGDQGEPYHRAKASPYYAGLQVPFVASGPMVQKDKVSEALISHIDIMPTILDYLEIDIPETVQGNSLKPVFSGESEKVQGRNYVFGEHNSHGPIRAEHYPSRVIFDGRFYYIQNLMHQKTYELPADLMVEKGWGNGSYQATLNAELTHPVQYKLLRQLESGRPFEELYDMQNDPGQLINLAGKEAYLEKQEELKNALLKWRDESNDLSDDPQDIKTRQSQL